GCATGACTTGCATGCATTTGCGGCCAAGTTCCCCCCGCAACTCGCGCGGTTATTCATTCAGGGATTGTCTCAACCCGGAGACAAAGTGCTTGATCCGATGGTAGGTTCCGGCACGGCTGCAGTTGAGGCAATGCTGTGCGGTCGAAAGGCAATAGGTATCGACATCGATCCTCTTGCGCTGCGACTGAGTCGCGTCAAGACAACCCGATACGATCTGACCACCTTGCGGGAAACCACCGCGGACGTTGTTGATAATGCAAGGGATTTGCAGCGTGACAAACCGAGGATGGAGCGTCATCTGCGGCTTCGATTCGCTAAGGAAGAACAAGAATTCATCAATTACTGGTTTCAAAGATCCACCCAGATCGAGCTGATTGCCTTGATTTCCGCAATGGAGACCATTGTAGACGAAAGTGCACGTAGCTTTCTTGAACTCACTTTCTCATCCATCATAGTGACTAAATCGGGGGGCGTATCCCTTGCGCGCGATCTCGCCCATTCGCGCCCGCACCTTGATAAATCCAAATCGCCCAAAAACGCCATAGATCAGTTCTCCGCACGAGCCGTCAGGAATCTGGCCAGCTTGGCGGCAATCCGCCGATGCAGATACAAACCACGTATCATAGAAGGAGATGCCCGCAAGCTGAAATTGTCTGATGACTCGGTTGACCTAGTGGTTACCTCTCCGCCATACGCCAACGCTATCGATTACATGCGCGCTCATAAGTTTTCTCTTGTATGGCTTGGGCGAACGGTACCGGAACTAACTGAGTTTCGGGGAAAGTACATCGGATCAGAAAAGACAAATGGATTCAGGTCAGCGATGCTTCCAAAGCAAGCAGCAGACGTTGTGGCCCAACTCCGAAGACTTGATTCAAGAAAGAGTATCATTCTTGAGAAGTATTTCGTCGAGATGAGAGCTGTGTTTGTTGAAATGTATCGTGTTCTGAAAGCGGATGCTTGCTCGGTTGTAGTGGTTGGCTGTTCAACGATGCGGGGTCTGGATGTGCAGACCCACCAGTGTCTCGCGAGAATAGCTCAACAAAGTGGTTTCGATGTGGTGGGGATTGCACGACGCCAATTGGATCGCAACCGCCGCATGATGCCCGCGCGCTTCGGCTCGAATGGGACAACCGGAA
The sequence above is a segment of the bacterium genome. Coding sequences within it:
- a CDS encoding site-specific DNA-methyltransferase produces the protein MTQPAHTQLHSAAKKSQFVNMLVAVGLQDAGFEHGYHDTLTKRERLLALLQSDLGFEGYKTGYASHDLHAFAAKFPPQLARLFIQGLSQPGDKVLDPMVGSGTAAVEAMLCGRKAIGIDIDPLALRLSRVKTTRYDLTTLRETTADVVDNARDLQRDKPRMERHLRLRFAKEEQEFINYWFQRSTQIELIALISAMETIVDESARSFLELTFSSIIVTKSGGVSLARDLAHSRPHLDKSKSPKNAIDQFSARAVRNLASLAAIRRCRYKPRIIEGDARKLKLSDDSVDLVVTSPPYANAIDYMRAHKFSLVWLGRTVPELTEFRGKYIGSEKTNGFRSAMLPKQAADVVAQLRRLDSRKSIILEKYFVEMRAVFVEMYRVLKADACSVVVVGCSTMRGLDVQTHQCLARIAQQSGFDVVGIARRQLDRNRRMMPARFGSNGTTGIEQRMHDEYVIGLIKPTK